One Isoptericola dokdonensis DS-3 genomic window, CCGCCGACCAGCAGGTCCCCGGGGTCCTCACCCTCGACGACGGCGAGCACGCCGTGGCGGTGTGGCGGTTCCCCGGCGACCCGGCGCTGCCCGCGCTGGCGACCGCGTTCGACGCGCACGCCGTGGCCACGCTGCTCGGCGACCTCGGTGTGCCCGAGGTCGCGCGCGGGCCCGTGACGCTCAAGGTGCGGGCCTACCGGCCGACGCGCCGCGCCGTCATCGAGGCCAGCACTCCCGGGGCCCGGGTGTTCCTCAAGGTGGTGCGGCCGGACAAGGTCGACGACCTGCACGCCCGGCACGCCCTGCTCGCCGGGGCGGGCCTGCCCGTGCCCAAGCCGCTGGGCCGCAACAACGACGGTCTGCTCGTCATCGCGCCGCTGCCCGGGGAGTCGATGCGGCACGCCGTCCGGGACGGCGGTGCCGTGCCAGGCCCGGAGGAGGTCGTCGAGCTGCTCGACCGGCTGCCTCGCGACGTCGCCGACCTCCCGCGCCGCACCTCGTGGAGCGAGAACGCCTCGCACTACGCGTCGGTCATCGGTGCCGCCCTGCCGGGCGAGGCGCAGCGTGCCGCCCAGCTCGCCACCGCCGTCGAGCAGCGCATCGCCGGGCTCCCCGCCGACGACCCGACGCACGGCGACCTCTACGAGGCGCAGGTCATGCTCACCGACGGCCGCATCACGGGCCTGCTCGACGTCGACTCCGCCGGGCCGGGCCGCCGCGCCGACGACCTGGCGTGCCTCGTCGCGCACGTCGAGACCCTGGCCCTGCTGCGCGGCTGGGACACCGAGCGGCTCCACGGGCTCGCCGTGCGGTACGCGCACGGGTTCGCCGGCGTCGTCGACCCGGACGAGCTCACCGCCCGGATCGCGGGCGTGCTGCTGTCGCTCGCGACCGGTCCGCACCGGGTGCAGGAGGCCGACTGGCCGGCGCAGACGTCCGTGCGCCTGGACGCCGTCGAGCGGTGGTTCGCCGGGATCCCGGGGTGAGCGGGCGACGGCGCGGCTGGCGCCCGTCGTCCCTGCCCGTCCGCACGAAGGTCCTCGCGTCCGTCCTGACGATGACGGCGCTGGGCCTGCTGATCGCGTGGGTCGTCACCGACGCCATCCAGGCGCGGGGCCTCACCGCGCGGATCCACGACGAGCTCGACCAGGAGGTCGAGGAGTTCCGGGTGCTGGCCGAGCAGGGCGTCGACCCGGAGACCGGCGACCCGTTCGCCAGCGTCGACCAGCTCCTGCGCGTCGCGATCGAGCGCAACGTGCCCGGGCCCGACCAGATGCTGGTGACGTTCGTGCAGGACGTCCCGCAGCTGTACGCGCCGCAGTGGGCGCGGCCCGTCGTCGACGACCCCGCGCTGCTGGACCTCGTCGCCGCGATCCCGCCCGACGCCGCACGGGTCGTGGAGACGACGATCGACACCGACGTCGGCCGGATGCGCGTCGCGGCCGTGCCCGTGCGGGTCGACGACGGTGACGAGCACGGCACGTACGTCGTCGGGGTGGACACCCACCTCGCCCGCGAGCAGCAGGACGAGCTGCGGCGCACGTACGTGCTGGTGTCGGCGGGCACCCTGGTGCTGGTCGGCGTCGTCGGCTGGCTCGCGACCGGGCGGCTGCTGCGCCCGCTCATGCAGCTGTCCGCGACCGCGCAGCAGGTCGGCGGCGACGACCTGTCGCTGCGCGCACCGGTCACGGGCGACGACGACGTCGCGACCCTCGGCCGGGCGTTCAACACGATGCTCGACCGGCTGGCGGCGGCGTTCGAGACGCAGCGCCAGTTCCTCGACGACACCGGCCACGAGCTGCGCACCCCGCTGACGGTGCTGCGCGGCCACCTGGAGCTGCTCGACCCGCACGACGCGCACGACGTCACCGAGACCCGCGCGCTGCTGCTCGACGAGACGGAGCGGATGAGCCGGATCGTCGAGGACCTGGTGCTGCTGGCCAAGGCCGACCGGCCCGACTTCGTCCGGCCGGGCGAGGTCGACCTGGGCCGCCTCACCGACGACCTGCTGGACAAGGCCCGCGCGCTCGGCGACCGTCGGTGGCGGGTGGACGCCCGGTCCGAGCGGACGGTGCGGGGCGACGAGCAGCGCCTCACGCAGGCCGTCCTCCAGCTCGCGGACAACGCCGTGAAGTACACCGCGCCCGGCACGACGGTGGCGGTGGGCAGCGCCGTGGTGGACGGCCGGGCGCGGCTGTGGCTGCGCGACGAGGGCCCCGGCGTGCCGGACGGCGACCACGACCGCATCTTCGAGCGGTTCGTGCGGGTGGACGCCTCGCCCGACGTGCGCGGGTCCGGCATCGGCCTCGCCATCGTCGCGGCCGTCGCGCAGGGCCACGGCGGCGACGTGACCGCCGGGGCCGGGCGGCCCGGCGCGGCGCCTCCGGGTCTGCGGGTGGAGCTGTCCTGGCCCGCCGGTGCGGCGGGCGAACGGGACGTGCCCGACGACGTGCCGGACGACACGACCCCAGGACCCGGGCGACCGGGCGACGAGCAGGAGGGACGACGGTGAGCAGCATCCTCGTGGCCGAGGACGAGGCACGGATCGCGCAGTTCGTGCGCAAGGGCCTGCGCGCCCACGGGTTCGCGCCGACGGTGGTGGGCGACGGCCTGACGGCGGTGCAGCACGCCCTGAGCGGGGAGTTCGACCTCATGGTGCTCGACATCGGGCTGCCCGAGCTGGACGGGTTCGAGGTGCTCGAACGGCTCCGCGGGTCGGGCAGCACCATGCCGGTCATCATCCTCACCGCGCGCGACTCCATCACCGACCGCGTGGCGGGCCTGGAGGGTGGCGCCGACGACTACATGGCCAAGCCCTTCGGGTTCGAGGAGCTGCTGGCACGCATCCGGCTGCGGCTGCGCGAGCCGGCTCGTGCCGAGCAGTCGGCGCTGGAGCACGGCGGGCTGCGGCTCGACCCCGCGACCCGGCAGGTGAGCGTCGCCGGGCGCGCCGTCGACCTGTCGGCGCGGGAGTACACCCTGGCCGAGGTGTTCCTGCGCCACCCCGGCCAGGTGCTGTCGCGCGAGCAGCTGCTCTCGCGGGTGTGGGGCTACGACTTCGACCCGGGCTCGAACGTCGTCGACGTGTACGTGCGCTACCTGCGCCGCAAGATCGGGGCGGAGCGCATCGAGACGGTCCGGGGGATGGGGTACCGGCTGGTCTGAGCCGTGGCCCCGGCGCTCCGCCCGGCGCCGGCCGGGGCGGTCAGGCCGGGGCGGGGCCGGTGCTGGCGCGGACCACCAGGGACGTCGGCAGCCGCAGGTGCTGCTCGCGCGGGGTGCCCTCGAGGACGTCGAGCAGCATCCGCAGCGCCTCGGCGCCCATGCGGTGCAGCGGCTGGGCGACGGTGGTCAGCGGGGGAGACGTGGTCGCGGACTCGGGGATGTTGTCGAAGCCGACGACGGAGAGGTCCTCCGGGACGCGCAGGCCGAGCTCGGCGGCGACCTCGAGGACGTGGATCGCGGACTGGTCGTTGGCCGCGAAGACGGCGGTGGGGCGCTCGCCGCGGGTCGGCCGCAGGAGCTCGCGGGCGGGGGTGTCGGCGGTCTCGGGGCGGTAGCCGCCGACCCGGACCAGCGCGGGGTCGACGCCGATGCCGGCCCCGTCGAGCGCCTGCCGGTAGCCGAGCTCGCGCAGGCGGGCGGACTCGAGGTCGGTGCGGCCGCCGAGGTGCGCGATGCGGCGGTGGCCGAGGGCGACGAGGTGCTCGACGGCCTCGCGGGCGCCGGTGGTGTTGTCCGAGTCGACGGTGTGCGTGCCCTCGGGGCCGGTGTGCGGGTCGACGGCGACGACGGGGATGCCGTTGGCCTCGGACAGCACCATGGTGGGGGTGACGACGATCGCGGCGTCGATGAGCGTGCCGGCGAGCCGGGACAGGGAGCGGCGCTCCCAGCCGGTGACCGTGCCGCCGTCGGACCCGCCGGAGTAGGCGAGGAGCTCATAGCCGGTGCCGGCGACGGCCGACGAGATGCCCTTGAGCAGCTCGGTGGAGTAGGGCTCGAACTCGGCGACGAGGACGCCGACGACGTTGGTGGACTGGCGGCGCAGGCTGCGCGCGACGAGCGACGACTCGTAGCCGAGGTCGGCGACGACGCCGAGGACGCGCTCCGCGGTGGCGGACGCGACGCCGTACCGGTTGTTGACGACCTTGGAGACCGTGGCGACGGAGACCCCGGCGACGCGCGCGACGTCGGAGATCGTCACGCGGCCGGTGTACGGCTGCGCGGCAGGCTGGTCGGCGGCTGTGCTCACCCCTGGAGCGTAGCCGTCCCGGGCCCGGGACGCGGGCGTCCGTCCGCGTTGTGAAACCGTTATCGAAAACGATTGACAGCGGTCCTCCAGGTTTGCGACGGTAGGCCTGCGCGGGAGCTCGGACCTCAGCGACGCACCGCGCCGGCATTCCGTACGACGAGTCGACGACGACCAAGGGGTTCACGATGACGAGGACAATGCGCCGCGCAGGAGCGGTCGCGATGGGCGCCACCATCGCCCTCCTGGCCACGGCCTGCGCCGGCCAGGGCACCGCCAACACCGACACGGAGGAGACCGCCAGCGCCGGCGGCGACACCACCGTCGAGTGGTGGCACAACTCCAACACCGGTGAGGGCAAGGAGTACTACGACCAGGTCGCCGCCGACTTCGAGGCGGCCAACCCGGGCGTCACCGTCCAGGTCGAGGCCATGCAGCACGAGGACATGGTCACCAAGCTGCAGGCGGCCATGCAGGCCGGCACCGACGTCCCCGACGTGTTCATGAGCCGCGGTGGCGGCGAGCTGCAGGCCGACATCGAGGCCGGCCTCCTGCGCGACCTCACCACCGACGCCTCCGACACGATCGAGAAGATCTCCTCGTTCGCCGGGCAGTACAGCGTCGACGACAAGGTCTACGCCCTGCCGTTCTCCATGGGCATCGTCGGGTTCTGGTACAACAAGGACCTCTTCGAGCAGGCCGGCATCACCGACGTGTCGCCCAGCCCGACCATCGAGGAGTTCGACGGCTACCTCGACCAGCTCAAGGCCGCGGAGATCGACCCGATCTCCGTCGGTGCGGGCGACAAGTGGCCGGCCGCGCACTACTGGTACTACGGCGTCGTGCGCGAGTGCGGCTTCGACACCGTCGAGGCGGCGATCGACTCGGGCGACTACTCCGACGAGTGCTTCCTCAAGGCCGGCGAGAACGTCCAGGACATCATCGGCCAGGAGCCGTTCAACCCCGGCTTCCTCGCCACCGCCGCGCAGTCCGGCCCGACGTCGGCCTCCGGCCTGCTCGCCAGCGAGCGCGTCGGCATGGAGCTCGCCGGTCACTGGGAGCCCGGTGTCGTCGGCGGCCTGCGCGAGGACCAGCAGGTCCCGGACTGGCTGGGCTGGTTCGCGTTCCCGACCTTCGAGGGTCAGGCCGGCGCCCCCGCCGACCAGATGGGTGGCGGTGACGCCTGGGCCGTGTCCCAGGACGCCCCCGACGCCGCCGTCGACTTCGCCGCGTACCTGCTGAGCGACGAGGTCCAGACCGGCTTCGCCGAGCTCGACATGGGTCTGCCCACCAACCCCGCCGCGACCGGCTCGCTGTCCAACGAGACGCTCGCCCAGCTCATCCCGGTGCGCGACGGCGGCGGCGAGACCCAGCTCTACCTGGACACCCGCCTCGGCCAGTCCGTCGGTGGAGCGATGAACGACGCGATCGCCCTGATGTTCGCCGGCGAGGCCGGCCCGCAGGACGTCGTCGACGCCATCGAAGAAGCCGCTGCGGCGCAGGGGTGACCGAGATGGCAGACGACGCCGCCGTCACCACGACGGCCGCCGTGTCGCCTGCCACCTCCTCCCGCCCGGCTGCCGGTGCGACCCGCGAGGGTCGACCGGCAGCCGGGCGTCCGGCGGGAGGTCGGCGGACGAGCGGCAAGGACCTCCGCAAGCGCCTGGAGATCGCGTTCTTCGTGACCCCGGCCCTGGCGATGCTCGTGCTCTTCGTCGTCTGGCCGGTCCTCACGGCCGTCCAGATGTCGGTCTACCGCTGGAACGGGCGCGGCCCGCTCGTGGACTTCGTCGGGCTCGCGAACTACGTGTCGGTGCTCACCGACGACGTGTTCGTCGGCTCGCTCGTCAACAACCTCGTGATCGTCGTGGCCTCGATCGCGATCCAGCTCCCGCTGGGTCTCGCGATCGCCCTGCTCCTCAACCGCAAGATGCGGGGACAGGGCGCGCTCCGCACGATCATCTTCGTGCCGTACGTCCTCGCCGAGGTCGTCGCCGGCGTCATCTGGTTCCAGCTCCTGCAGCCCTACTACGGCGTGCTCGACACGCTCCTGCAGGCCGTCGGCCTCGAACCGCCGGCCCAGGGCTGGCTCGGTGACCCGGACCTCGCGCTATGGACCGTGCTGGTCATCCTCACCTGGAAGTACCTCGGCCTCGCCGTCATCCTCTTCCTCGCCGGCCTGCAGAGCGTGCCCGAGGAGCTGTACGAGGCCGCCCAGCTCGACGGGGCCTCCTGGTGGCAGGTCCAGCGGCGCATCACCATCCCGCTGCTCGGCCCCACCATCCGCACCTGGGGCTTCCTGTCCATGATCGGGTCGCTCCAGCTGTTCGACATGGTCTGGATCCTCACCAAGGGCGGCCCCGCGAACGCCACCAGCACCATGGCGATCTTCCTCGTCAACGAGGGAACCCGGAGCAACAACTTCGGCATCGCCGGCGCCGCCTCCGTGATCCTGTTCGGCATCGCGCTCGTCATGGCCGTGCTCTACCAGCGACTCATCCTGAACCGCGACAAGGGGGTGGCGTGATGGCCACGACGACCCGACCGCCGGCCGGCCCGCCGGCCACCGCGCCGCAGCAGACCGCACGGCGGCACAGCGCGTCACGCCGGTTCCAGGGCGGCAGCCCGCTCGTCTACGCGGTGGCGTTCGTCGTCGTCTGCGCGACCCTCGGACCCGTCGTCTACGGCGTGCTCAGCGGGTTCCGCAGCAACGGCCAGCTCACCGAGGCGCCCGCCGCCCTGCCGGACCCGTGGGTCTTCACCAACTACACGGGCGTGCTCACCAACCCGTCCTTCTGGCAGTACTCCCTCAACTCGGTGATCATCGCGGTCGTCACCACGGCGATCGTCGTGGTCTTCGGGGTCATGGCCGCCTATCCGCTGGCGCGGTACACGTTCCGCGGACGCGAGGCGCTGTTCATGGTGTTCGTCGCCGGGCTGCTGTTCCCCGCCACCGTCGCCGTCATCCCGCTGTTCATCCTCCTCACCCAGAACTTCGGCCTGGGGAACACCTGGTGGGGCGTCGCGCTGCCGCAGGCGGCCTTCGCGCTGCCGATGACGGTCGTCATCCTGCGGCCGTTCCTGCAGGCCCTGCCGAAGGAGCTCGAGGAGGCCGCCCAGCTCGACGGGACCAGCCGCATCGGGTTCTTCTGGCGGATCCTGCTGCCGCTGTCCGGCCCCGGCATGGTCACCGTCGGCGTCCTCGCCTTCGTCGGCTCCTGGAACGCCTACCTGCTGCCGCTGCTGCTGCTGCAGGGCGACATGAAGACGCTGCCGCTGGGCGTCGCCGACTTCTCCTCCGAGCACTCCGCCGACACCGCCGGCGTGTTCGCCTTCACCTCCCTCGCGATGATCCCCGCGCTCGTCTTCTTCCTCGCGATGCAGAAGCGCATCGTCAACGGCCTCCAGGGCGCGGTGAAGGGATGACCGTGCAGAAAGAGAACCCGATGTCCTCCACGCACCTCCCGGCGACGCCGCAGGTCTCCGACCGCGTCGCCGCCCTCCACGCCCGCATGACCCTCGAGGAGAAGCTGGCGCAGATCGTCGGCTACTGGCTCGACAAGGGCGGCGAGGTCGTCGCACCCCTGCAGGGCGAGATGACCGCCCACCAGGCCGGCGCCGACAAGCTCGGCGAGATCACCCGGCACGGCCTCGGCCACTACACCCGCGTGTACGGCACCCGACCCGTCGCACCCGCCGAGCGTGCCGCGTGGCTGTGGGGCGAGCAGAAGCGGCTCAAGGCCGAGACCCGGCTCGGGATCCCCGCGCTCGTCCACGAGGAGTGCCTCACCGGGCTCGCCGCGTGGCAGGCCGCCACGTTCCCCACCCCGCTCGCCTGGGGTGCGTCGTTCGACCCCGAGCTCGTCGAGGAGATGGGCGCCGCCATCGGCGAATCCATGCGCGAGCTCGGCATCCACCAGGGCCTCGCCCCCGTGCTCGACGTCGTCCGCGACCCCCGCTGGGGCCGCGTCGACGAGTGCATCGGCGAGGACCCCTACCTCGTCGGCACCGTCGGCACCTCCTACGTGCGCGGCCTGCAGTCCGCCGGGGTGCACGCCACCCTCAAGCACTTCGTCGGCTACTCCGGCTCCCGGGCCGGGCGCAACCACGCACCCGTGGCGGCCGGCGCCCGGGAGATCGCCGACGTCTACCTGCCGCCCTTCGAGATGGCCGTCAAGGACGGCGGCGCGCGCTCCGTCATGGCGTCGTACGTCGACGTCGACGGCGTGCCCCTGCACGCGTCGTCCGAGTACCTCACCGACCTGCTGCGCGAGCAGTGGGGCTTCGACGGGACCGTCGTCGCCGACTACTTCGGCGTCGCGTTCCTGGAGGTCATGCACCACGTCGCCGCCGACCGCGCCGACGCCGCCGGGCAAGCGCTCGCCGCCGGGCTCGACATCGAGCTCCCCACCGGCGACGCGTTCCTCGAACCGCTCGCCACCGCCGTCCGCGACGGCCGCGTCGACGAGGCGCTCGTCGACCGGGCCGTGCTGCGCGCCCTCGCGCAGAAGGAAGAGCTCGGCCTGCTCGACGACGACGCGTTCGCCGGCGACGCCCCCACCGACATCGACCTCGACACCCCCCGGCACCGCGCCATCGCACGCCGCCTCGCCGAGGAGTCCGTCGTCCTGCTCTCCAACGACGGCCTCCTGCCGCTCGCCGGTCGCCCCACCGCCCCGCAGCGGGTCGCCGTCGTCGGGCCCAACGCCCACCGCGCCGACGCCCTCATGGGCTGCTACTCGTTCGCCAACCACGTGCTCGCCCACCACCCGCAGCACGAGCTCGGGTTCGAGATCCCCACCGTCCTCGAAGCGCTCGGCGGCGCCTTCGCCGCCGCCGGGGCCAACCGCCCCGCGCTCGCCCACGCCCGCGGCTGCGACGTCGAGGGCGAGGACACCTCCGGCTTCGCCGAGGCCGTGGCCACCGCGTCGTCCTCCGACGTCGCGATCGTCGTCGTCGGCGACCAGGCCGGCCTGTTCGGCCGCGGCTCCGTCGGTGAGGGCAACGACACCGAGACCCTCGACCTGCCCGGCGTGCAGCGGCGCCTCGTCGAAGAGGTCGTCGCCACCGGCACCCCCGTCGTCATGGTCGTCGTGTCCGGGCGTCCGTACGCCGTCGACTGGGCGCTCGACGGCGACCGCCGACCCGCCGCCGTGATCCAGGCGTTCTTCCCCGGCGAGGAGGGCGGCACCGCCATCGCCGGCGTCCTCACCGGAGCCGTCAACCCGTCCGGCCGCCTGCCCGTCTCCCTGCCGCGCTCCGCCGGCGCCCAGCCCTACTCCTACCTGCACCCCGCCCTCGGCGGACCCAGCGACGTCACCTCCGCCGACTCCACCCCGCTGCGCCCCTTCGGGTTCGGGCTGTCCTACACCGAGTTCGCGTACGCCGACCTCGTCGTCGCCCCCACCGCCGGCACCGACGCGGGGCTCACCGTCTCCGTGCGCGTCACCAACACCGGGGACGTCGACGGCGCCGACACCGTCCAGCTCTACGGCCGCGACGTCGTCGGCTCCGTCGCCCGTCCCCTCGTCCAGCTCCTCGCCTACCGGCGCGTGCCGCTCGCCGCCGGGGAGTCCGCCGTCGTCACCTTCGACGTCCCCGCCACCCGCCTCGCCTTCACCGACCGGCGCGGCGTCCGCGTCGTCGAGCCCGGCGACCTCGAGGTGTGGGTCGGCTCCCACGTCGCCGCCGTCGCCGGCGAGACCACCGAGCCGGACGACGCCACCGGTGGCGCCATCTCCAACGCCAAGGCCACCGCCAAGCGGGAGCTGCCCGGCACCGCCACCGAGCGCGCCGTCGTCCGGCTCACCGGCCCCGTGTACCCGCTCACCGGCGACGAGCCCCGGCTCGTCGGGGTGACCGTCACCGGCGGCTGAACCCCAGCCACCTGCCGGACCGTTCGCCCCCCGGGCGGTCCGGCAGGTCTTTCACGTGGCGAGTCAGCGCAGGTTGGCGCGAGTCAGCGCTGATTGGCGCGAGTCAGCGTGAACTTCGTTCAATCAGCGCAGGTGGGCGCCAGTCAGCACACGGCGGCGTGAGGCAGCGTGCTTCGGGTTCCGGACGGCGGAGGGTGCCGCGCGTCGTCGCGTTCACGGGCCCCAGGGGGCCCTCCACTTCGGGTTGGACGACGACGCGCGGCACCCTCCGCCGTCCTTCGTCGTCGTCACGTCGGGCTTGGGGTGTTGACGACGACGGTGGCGGCGACAGCGAGGCAGTCGCGTCGGGCTGTCGTGCACGGTCGTGTGCTGACTGAACGACGTTCACGCTGACTCGCGCCCGCCTGTGCTAACTGGGTGAGAACTGCGCTGACTCGCGCCGTCGTGTGCTGACTGAACGACATTCACGCTGACTCGCGCCCGCTTGCGCTGACTGGGCGAGCCCTGCGCTGACTCGCGCCCGCTTGCGCTGACTCGCGTCGAACCGCGCTGACCGGCGGCCGATTGCGCTGACTCGGCGGCGGGCCGGCGTGGGAGAGTGGACGGATGCGGATCGACATCTGGCTCTGGGCGGTGCGGCTCTTCAAGAGTCGCTCGGTGGCGGCCTCGACGCTGCGGTCCGGCAGGGTCCGCGTCAACGGGACGGTCGCCAAGCCGGCGACGTCGGTGCAGGTCGGTGACCGTGTCACGTGGCGTGACCCGCTGCGGGACCGTGTCGTCGTCGTCCGAGAGCTCCTGCCGAAGCGGGTCGGTGCGCCCCTCGCCGTCAAGGCCTACACCGACCAGAGCCCGCCCGTCCCGACTCGCGAGGAACGCGCCGAGGTCGGTCTGCGCGACCGTGGCGCCGGACGACCCACGAAGCGGGAACGCCGCGACATCGACAGGTTGCGCGGGCGCCGGTAGTCGACGGCCCCGGCACCCGCGGTGCGCGCCGCGGACGCGCCGCGCACACTGGTCGGATGGCGAGAACCAGCGCGGGGCTGCTGCTCTACCGTCTCGCCGGGCAGGCCCTCGAGGTGCTGGTCGGCCACATGGGCGGCCCCTTCTGGGCGCGCAAGGACGCCGGCGCCTGGACGGTGCTCAAGGGTGAGGCGGAGGACGGCGAGGACCTGCACGCCGCCGCCGAGCGGGAAGCCGTCGAGGAGCTCGGCCTCGTCCTACCGCCGTCGTCCGGCGACGTCGACCTGGGCGAGGTGCGGCAACGCTCCGGCAAACGCGTCGTCGCCTGGGCGCGGGAGTGGCCGCCGCCCGGTCCCGACCTCACGGCGGCGCGGAGCAACACCGTCGCGATCGAGTGGCCGCCGCGGTCCGGGCGCACCGTCGACGTTCCCGAGATCGACCGGTTCGCCTGGTTGGCGCCCGACGATGCGCGACGGCTGCTCGTCCCGGCCCAGGCCGCCTTCGTCGACCGACTGTGCGCGGCCGTCGCCCACGCGGAGGTGCGCTGACTCGCGCCGTCGTGCGCTGACTGGCGCCGACCTGCGCTGACTGGCGGCCACCGGCGCTGACTCGTGCCGACCTGCGCTGACTCGCGCCGCGCTCAGACGCCGAGGGAGCGGGCGGACCAGGTGAGGCCGAGCGCCTGGAGGACGTCGGACGGCTCCCGGTCGGCGGCGTCGGCGTACGCCTGCAGGGACAGCACGGACGCGGTGAGCATCGTCGTGATGACCTGCCGGGCCAGCCGGGGGTCGGAGGTCGCCTCGTCCAGCATCTCCTGGACGACGGCGGACCGGATCCCGAGGTCGGGATCCGAGCATGCGGTGAGGAGCGCGATCGTCGTCGCTCCGGCGTCACTGGCCATGCGCACCCCCCGATGTCACGACGTGTCACCATCCGGTGTACCGCAGCGGAACGATCTCCGCGACCCGAGTCGAACCGTTTCGCCTCCGGGTGGCGCTACCATGACGCTCCGGCAGCCAGGGCGGCTGCCGACGACGACGGGGCAGACGTGGCACGAACGGATCGACCGGCTATCCACCTCCTCGCTCGACGGGTCGCCTCGACGGCGGCCGTCGTGGCGCTGGCGCTCGTGGGGCTGGTCGTCGCCCCGACGGCCCCGGCCTCGGCGGCGAACGGCCTCACCGAGGAGTCGCACGCCCGGTACACGGTCTCGGCCAAGGGCCGGGTCACGGCCGAGGTGACCACCACCATCACCAACGTGACGCCGGACCGGGGCAGCACCTACTACTTCTGGGACGCGTACAGCATCCCCGTGCCGACGGGTGCCGACGACGTCACCGCGACGAGCGGCGGTGCGCGGCTGGCCACGTCGACCCGCGGCACCGACGACCCCGACACCGAGGTGGTGCAGGCCTCGTTCTCGCCGCTGCGCTACGGGGCCAGCCGCACCATCACGTGGACGTACGAGGTCGACGGCGCACCGGTGCGCTCGCAGCGCTGGACGCGCGTCGGGCCCGGGTACGCGACGTTCGCCGCGCAGTCGTGGGGCGACGACGGACGCACCACCGTGGAGATCGACGTCCCGCGGGACATGACGCTCGACTCCACCGCCGCGTTCACGCAGGCCCGGGGGGACCGCAACAAGCGCACCGTCTACTCCCTGGACGACCAGAACGCCGACGGCGGCATCTGGGCGGCGGTCTCCGTGCGGGACCCGGACCGCGCCGACGAGCGTGAGGTGACGGTGGGCGACGCCACCCTCACCGTCGAGGGCTTCCCCGGCGACGAGAAG contains:
- a CDS encoding phosphotransferase — encoded protein: MAQNDLDLLTGEDATELLATAVATAGGELVDWSVRQVDHRPGRSTTVAYRARVRWAGPGEGTVRTETLGASLGRPADQQVPGVLTLDDGEHAVAVWRFPGDPALPALATAFDAHAVATLLGDLGVPEVARGPVTLKVRAYRPTRRAVIEASTPGARVFLKVVRPDKVDDLHARHALLAGAGLPVPKPLGRNNDGLLVIAPLPGESMRHAVRDGGAVPGPEEVVELLDRLPRDVADLPRRTSWSENASHYASVIGAALPGEAQRAAQLATAVEQRIAGLPADDPTHGDLYEAQVMLTDGRITGLLDVDSAGPGRRADDLACLVAHVETLALLRGWDTERLHGLAVRYAHGFAGVVDPDELTARIAGVLLSLATGPHRVQEADWPAQTSVRLDAVERWFAGIPG
- a CDS encoding sensor histidine kinase — encoded protein: MSGRRRGWRPSSLPVRTKVLASVLTMTALGLLIAWVVTDAIQARGLTARIHDELDQEVEEFRVLAEQGVDPETGDPFASVDQLLRVAIERNVPGPDQMLVTFVQDVPQLYAPQWARPVVDDPALLDLVAAIPPDAARVVETTIDTDVGRMRVAAVPVRVDDGDEHGTYVVGVDTHLAREQQDELRRTYVLVSAGTLVLVGVVGWLATGRLLRPLMQLSATAQQVGGDDLSLRAPVTGDDDVATLGRAFNTMLDRLAAAFETQRQFLDDTGHELRTPLTVLRGHLELLDPHDAHDVTETRALLLDETERMSRIVEDLVLLAKADRPDFVRPGEVDLGRLTDDLLDKARALGDRRWRVDARSERTVRGDEQRLTQAVLQLADNAVKYTAPGTTVAVGSAVVDGRARLWLRDEGPGVPDGDHDRIFERFVRVDASPDVRGSGIGLAIVAAVAQGHGGDVTAGAGRPGAAPPGLRVELSWPAGAAGERDVPDDVPDDTTPGPGRPGDEQEGRR
- a CDS encoding response regulator transcription factor, which codes for MSSILVAEDEARIAQFVRKGLRAHGFAPTVVGDGLTAVQHALSGEFDLMVLDIGLPELDGFEVLERLRGSGSTMPVIILTARDSITDRVAGLEGGADDYMAKPFGFEELLARIRLRLREPARAEQSALEHGGLRLDPATRQVSVAGRAVDLSAREYTLAEVFLRHPGQVLSREQLLSRVWGYDFDPGSNVVDVYVRYLRRKIGAERIETVRGMGYRLV
- a CDS encoding LacI family DNA-binding transcriptional regulator, which translates into the protein MSTAADQPAAQPYTGRVTISDVARVAGVSVATVSKVVNNRYGVASATAERVLGVVADLGYESSLVARSLRRQSTNVVGVLVAEFEPYSTELLKGISSAVAGTGYELLAYSGGSDGGTVTGWERRSLSRLAGTLIDAAIVVTPTMVLSEANGIPVVAVDPHTGPEGTHTVDSDNTTGAREAVEHLVALGHRRIAHLGGRTDLESARLRELGYRQALDGAGIGVDPALVRVGGYRPETADTPARELLRPTRGERPTAVFAANDQSAIHVLEVAAELGLRVPEDLSVVGFDNIPESATTSPPLTTVAQPLHRMGAEALRMLLDVLEGTPREQHLRLPTSLVVRASTGPAPA
- a CDS encoding extracellular solute-binding protein translates to MTRTMRRAGAVAMGATIALLATACAGQGTANTDTEETASAGGDTTVEWWHNSNTGEGKEYYDQVAADFEAANPGVTVQVEAMQHEDMVTKLQAAMQAGTDVPDVFMSRGGGELQADIEAGLLRDLTTDASDTIEKISSFAGQYSVDDKVYALPFSMGIVGFWYNKDLFEQAGITDVSPSPTIEEFDGYLDQLKAAEIDPISVGAGDKWPAAHYWYYGVVRECGFDTVEAAIDSGDYSDECFLKAGENVQDIIGQEPFNPGFLATAAQSGPTSASGLLASERVGMELAGHWEPGVVGGLREDQQVPDWLGWFAFPTFEGQAGAPADQMGGGDAWAVSQDAPDAAVDFAAYLLSDEVQTGFAELDMGLPTNPAATGSLSNETLAQLIPVRDGGGETQLYLDTRLGQSVGGAMNDAIALMFAGEAGPQDVVDAIEEAAAAQG
- a CDS encoding carbohydrate ABC transporter permease, producing the protein MADDAAVTTTAAVSPATSSRPAAGATREGRPAAGRPAGGRRTSGKDLRKRLEIAFFVTPALAMLVLFVVWPVLTAVQMSVYRWNGRGPLVDFVGLANYVSVLTDDVFVGSLVNNLVIVVASIAIQLPLGLAIALLLNRKMRGQGALRTIIFVPYVLAEVVAGVIWFQLLQPYYGVLDTLLQAVGLEPPAQGWLGDPDLALWTVLVILTWKYLGLAVILFLAGLQSVPEELYEAAQLDGASWWQVQRRITIPLLGPTIRTWGFLSMIGSLQLFDMVWILTKGGPANATSTMAIFLVNEGTRSNNFGIAGAASVILFGIALVMAVLYQRLILNRDKGVA
- a CDS encoding carbohydrate ABC transporter permease produces the protein MATTTRPPAGPPATAPQQTARRHSASRRFQGGSPLVYAVAFVVVCATLGPVVYGVLSGFRSNGQLTEAPAALPDPWVFTNYTGVLTNPSFWQYSLNSVIIAVVTTAIVVVFGVMAAYPLARYTFRGREALFMVFVAGLLFPATVAVIPLFILLTQNFGLGNTWWGVALPQAAFALPMTVVILRPFLQALPKELEEAAQLDGTSRIGFFWRILLPLSGPGMVTVGVLAFVGSWNAYLLPLLLLQGDMKTLPLGVADFSSEHSADTAGVFAFTSLAMIPALVFFLAMQKRIVNGLQGAVKG